A region of Dioscorea cayenensis subsp. rotundata cultivar TDr96_F1 chromosome 5, TDr96_F1_v2_PseudoChromosome.rev07_lg8_w22 25.fasta, whole genome shotgun sequence DNA encodes the following proteins:
- the LOC120262484 gene encoding FCS-Like Zinc finger 5-like, with translation MLLGKRPRPPMRRTTSMTEFIPDVGVIETTKPQAEQNQRTAAPVDVPEWLTSRYVAAVATPRAGHRRNSADFSVVDTAPFLKACGLCKRRLGPGRDIFMYRGEMAFCSLECRQQQMNYDERKEKCSLSSMKKDTPSVSTGTDSSGSGETVAAA, from the exons ATGTTGCTTGGAAAGAGACCTCGGCCTCCGATGCGGCGGACGACGAGTATGACCGAGTTCATCCCTGATGTTGGAGTCATTGAAACGACAAAGCCTCAGGCTGAGCAAAACCAGAGAACGGCTGCGCCGGTGGATGTCCCCGAGTGGCTTACCTCGAGGTATGTGGCGGCGGTGGCCACGCCCAGAGCCGGGCACCGGAGGAATTCTGCGGATTTCTCTGTTGTTGATACTGCGCCTTTTCTCAAGGCTTGTGGTCTTTGCAAGCGTAGGCTTGGGCCTGGTAGAGATATCTTCATGTATAG GGGTGAGATGGCCTTCTGCAGTCTGGAATGCAGGCAACAGCAGATGAACTATGATGAACGGAAAGAAAAGTGCTCATTGTCATCGATGAAGAAAGACACTCCGTCGGTGTCCACCGGAACTGATTCCTCTGGCAGTGGTGAAACTGTTGCAGCAGCTTGA
- the LOC120261080 gene encoding cyclin-T1-3-like, with translation MATVLPGDSSHHDMDLDDFGSRWYFSRKEIEENSSSRKDGIDLKKETYLRKSYCTFLQDLGMRLKVPQVTIATAIVFCHRFFLRQSHAKNDRRTIATVCMFLAGKVEETPRPLKDVILVSYEIIHKKDASAVQRIKQKEVYEQQKELILLGERVVLATLGFDLNVHHPYKPLVEAIKKFKVAQNALAQVAWNFVNDGLRTSLCLQFKPHHIAAGAIFLAAKFLKVKLPSDGEKFWWQEFDVTPRQLEDVSNQMLELYEQNRPLQSSHANEVEGSTSGGANHPAMNSSTLNDNPVSSNGRSHASEMVNVKQGTQVPQTGRPGVPQASSDHRTLPQRSSQNQSNEDGKIDTKNGAWDRTIGNEVKDSMHDEVEPHFRSRENTTDASTRAERHFRDTATNEASEALESREQKDEASASKTQSPLDALSKIDKDKYKAALEKRRKLRNDVSVKSDLMNEDDLIEREIENGIELAVEDEKKQEKRQGWPKPLNSQQSKNQNFGMEQGSTRDKRNLSEQQSLNGKNSSKYSDSEDRRATPNRYIEQEHLNAEEGELSSLDEHELPSSLKSLNNSERAANAGKPFEGKRPHDMPHQLREPAGRTWMENTDRDHKRFRRESHV, from the exons ATGGCCACGGTGCTACCTGGGGATTCCTCACATCATGATATGGACCTCGATGACTTTGGGTCTAGGTGGTATTTCTCTCGGAAGGAAATTGAGGAAAATTCTTCTTCTAGAAAAGATGGCATTGATCTGAAGAAAGAGACATATCTCCGGAAATCTTATTGCACATTTTTGCAGGACTTAGGCATGAGATTGAAAGT ACCTCAGGTGACAATAGCTACAGCGATAGTATTTTGTCATCGTTTTTTTCTTCGGCAGTCTCATGCCAAGAATGATAGAAGG ACCATTGCAACAGTGTGCATGTTTCTTGCTGGGAAAGTTGAAGAAACTCCTCGTCCGTTAAAGGATGTCATTCTTGTCTCTTATgaaattatacataaaaaagaTGCATCGGCTGTCCAGAGAATTAAGCAGAAG GAAGTATATGAACAACAGAAAGAGTTGATACTACTGGGAGAAAGGGTTGTTCTCGCCACACTTGGATTTGATCTTAACGTGCACCACCCTTATAAACCCCTGGTAGAGGcgataaaaaaattcaaggttGCGCAGAATGCTCTTGCTCAAGTTGCATGGAATTTTGTGAATGACGG GCTGCGGACATCGCTCTGCTTGCAGTTCAAGCCCCACCACATAGCGGCGGGTGCCATCTTTCTTGCTGCCAAGTTTCTTAAAGTGAAGCTGCCATCTGACGGGGAGAAGTTTTGGTGGCAAGAATTTGATGTCACACCACGGCAATTGGAAG ATGTCAGCAACCAAATGTTGGAACTGTATGAACAAAATCGGCCCTTGCAGTCTTCACATGCAAATGAAGTTGAGGGAAGCACCAGTGGTGGGGCTAATCATCCTGCTATGAATAGCTCTACCTTGAATGATAATCCTGTATCTTCAAATGGACGTTCACATGCTAGCGAGATGGTTAATGTGAAGCAAGGAACCCAAGTTCCACAAACTGGGAGGCCAGGTGTGCCTCAAGCATCCTCTGATCACAGGACATTGCCTCAGAGAAGTTCACAAAATCAAAGCAATGAAGATGGAAAAATTGATACTAAGAATGGGGCTTGGGATCGTACCATCGGAAATGAAGTGAAGGATAGCATGCATGATGAAGTGGAACCACATTTCCGCAGCAGGGAGAACACTACAGACGCTTCAACCCGGGCAGAGAGGCATTTTCGAGATACTGCAACAAATGAGGCCAGTGAAGCCCTTGAGTCAAGGGAACAGAAGGATGAAGCTTCGGCTTCAAAAACTCAGAGCCCCCTAGATGCTCTTTCAAAAATCGATAAAGATAAGTACAAGGCTGCTCTTGAAAAAAGGAGGAAGCTCCGAAATGATGTTTCTGTCAAGTCTGACTTAATGAATGAGGATGATCTCATTGAAAGAGAGATTGAAAATGGGATTGAGTTGGCAGTTGAAGATGAGAAAAAGCAGGAGAAAAGGCAAGGATGGCCAAAGCCCCTGAATAGCCAACAATCTAAAAATCAGAATTTTGGCATGGAGCAAGGTAGCACTAGGGACAAAAGAAACTTATCAGAGCAGCAATCACTGAATGGGAAGAATAGCTCAAAATATTCTGATTCTGAAGATAGAAGAGCCACTCCAAATCGTTATATTGAACAAGAGCACCTTAATGCAGAGGAAGGGGAGCTATCTTCTCTTGATGAACATGAATTACCTTCTTCTCTCAAGTCATTGAATAATAGTGAGAGGGCTGCCAATGCAGGAAAACCTTTTGAAGGCAAACGACCACATGACATGCCTCATCAATTGAGAGAACCAGCTGGGAGAACATGGATGGAAAATACTGATAGAGATCATAAAAGGTTCAGACGTGAGAGTCATGTATGA
- the LOC120262372 gene encoding 2,3-bisphosphoglycerate-dependent phosphoglycerate mutase 2, which translates to MAASTFQHALGTVKFLGWDSSPGSQNGISTFSVKMVSKDFGLDMRLLKRGNCSSGSCKLRMVHALASHSSVADPVQAPSNQNSSDSQKKTNETALILIRHGESLWNEKNLFTGCVDVPLTQKGVEEAIEAGKRISNIPVDIIYTSALIRAQMTAMLAMTQHRRKKVPIIMHNESQQAKTWSQIYSGDTMKQSIPVITAWQLNERMYGELQGLNKQETADRFGKEKVHEWRRSYDIPPPNGESLEMCAERAVAYFKEQIQPDLLTGKNIMIAAHGNSLRSIIMYLDRLTSQEVISLELSTGIPMLYIFKEGKFIRRGSPVAPSEAGVYAYTRKLALYRQKLDEMLH; encoded by the exons ATGGCTGCTTCTACATTTCAACATGCCCTTGGTACTGTTAAATTCCTTGGCTGGGATAGTAGCCCTGGTTCTCAAAATGGCATTAGTACTTTCTCTGTGAAAATGGTTTCCAAGGATTTTGGCCTAGACATGAGGCTGCTTAAAAGAGGGAATTGCAGCTCTGGTAGCTGTAAGTTGAGAATGGTTCATGCATTAGCCTCTCATTCATCAGTTGCTGATCCAGTTCAGGCACCATCAAACCAAAACTCAAGTGATTCTCAGAAAAAGACCA ATGAAACTGCACTTATATTAATTCGCCATGGTGAGTCCTTGTGGAATGAGAAAAATCTGTTTACAGGATGTGTTGATGTTCCCTTGACCCAAAAGGGTGTGGAGGAAGCAATTGAAGCAGGAAAACGTATAAGCAATATACCTGTCGACATTATCTATACATCTGCACTGATTCGTGCTCAGATGACTGCTATGCTTGCCATGACCCAGCATCGACGGAAGAAG GTTCCTATTATCATGCACAATGAGAGTCAACAGGCCAAGACATGGAGTCAGATATACAGTGGAGATACGATGAAACAATCTATCCCAGTCATAACTGCTTGGCAACTGAATGAAAGAAT GTATGGTGAACTGCAAGGTCTCAACAAACAGGAAACAGCTGATAGATTTGGAAAAGAGAAAGTCCATGAGTGGCGCCGTAGCTATGATATTCCTCCTCCCAATGGAGAAAGTCTAGAAATGTGTGCTGAAAGAGCTGTGGCCTATTTTAAAGAGCAA ATTCAACCTGATCTTTTGACGGGAAAGAACATAATGATTGCTGCCCATGGAAATTCACTGAGGTCTATAATTATGTATCTTGACAGGTTGACTTCTCAGGAG GTGATTAGCCTTGAGCTGTCAACTGGCATTCCTATGCTTTACATATTCAAAGAAGGAAAGTTCATCCGTAGAGGAAGCCCCGTTGCGCCTTCTGAAGCTGGAGTTTATGCCTATACCCGG AAACTCGCTCTCTACCGACAGAAGCTAGATGAGATGCTTCACTGA